A stretch of the Methylacidiphilum caldifontis genome encodes the following:
- a CDS encoding phosphatase PAP2 family protein, producing MQLDIFLFYSLNGYHSPFLDWLMPFISDLGNFSLSLWILGLLLFIFGKFRGRLFVVLALISVIVGDRLIIDTIKQLVHRPRPFQVLPHVRVVEKQDKIYYSNPPLTKGSLKGRSFPSGHAANNTAAAVMLTAVYGLSALWIWLWVLLVSYSRIYMGVHYPSDILAGWLISLVYSYAFLYFICWFWEKYGPKLFPRLHRSYPTLPLHLPRINKNLKLSS from the coding sequence ATGCAGCTAGACATTTTTCTTTTTTATTCACTCAATGGGTATCACTCTCCTTTTTTAGATTGGCTCATGCCTTTTATATCTGATTTGGGCAATTTTAGCTTATCCTTGTGGATCTTGGGTTTGTTGTTGTTTATTTTTGGAAAATTTAGAGGACGGCTTTTTGTTGTTTTAGCCCTTATTTCCGTTATTGTCGGAGACCGATTGATTATCGACACGATCAAGCAACTGGTGCATAGGCCAAGACCATTCCAAGTTCTTCCTCATGTTAGAGTGGTGGAAAAACAAGATAAAATCTACTATTCTAATCCTCCATTAACAAAAGGGTCACTCAAGGGAAGGTCCTTTCCGTCAGGCCATGCAGCTAATAACACCGCCGCAGCGGTTATGCTGACCGCTGTGTATGGATTGTCTGCTTTATGGATCTGGCTTTGGGTCTTGTTAGTTAGCTATTCGAGGATTTACATGGGAGTTCATTACCCATCAGATATTTTGGCAGGCTGGCTCATTTCATTAGTTTATTCTTATGCTTTTCTTTATTTTATTTGTTGGTTTTGGGAAAAATATGGACCGAAACTCTTTCCTCGTCTTCATCGTAGCTATCCAACTTTACCCTTGCACCTACCCAGGATAAATAAAAACTTAAAGCTTTCTTCATAG
- a CDS encoding amidohydrolase family protein: MPILKASHVICRPDLILTPGCVRIEGNKIIEVSRSLEVNPKEKVLDLGSAIISPGLINAHCHLEYTLFDGRLNSFQGSFVEWIKGIVQLKKTFSARDYLNSFKTGMKLALESATTCLFDVLSMPEILLFNFHVPLRIFSFLELIDISKPIWTDERLAGFLLFFQGRSPFTPLGLSPHSPYTASEDLYSLTRAWCTKEKGFVMTHVAESFEEYQMFKEKKGMLFEFISQLNPQFLNFTASSPLRYLAEKDLIGPNSLLIHLNYLDQSDYKLLEENTWSVVYCPKSHAFFGHDPFPLADLLTRKINVLLGTDSLASNDSLDMRKEIWVAHRSNPSVSIVEWWKMLTLNPAKAIGMEGKLGEIKAGAYADLVITLIDSASLNHPLEFLLFEDKKPFMIMVDGNIVHCSETL; the protein is encoded by the coding sequence ATGCCTATTCTTAAAGCTTCGCACGTTATATGTAGACCCGATTTGATCCTGACTCCAGGCTGTGTACGCATCGAGGGAAACAAGATCATCGAGGTTTCAAGATCATTAGAAGTCAATCCAAAAGAAAAAGTCTTGGATCTGGGCAGTGCGATTATTTCCCCTGGACTGATCAATGCGCATTGTCATCTCGAATATACACTTTTTGACGGCAGATTGAATTCTTTCCAGGGGTCGTTTGTGGAATGGATAAAGGGGATTGTCCAGTTAAAAAAAACTTTTTCGGCTAGGGACTATCTCAATTCTTTTAAAACGGGTATGAAGTTAGCTTTGGAGTCGGCTACAACCTGTTTATTTGATGTCCTATCCATGCCCGAAATTCTCCTTTTTAATTTTCATGTTCCGCTGCGCATTTTTAGCTTTCTTGAACTTATTGATATAAGCAAACCAATATGGACTGATGAGAGGTTAGCGGGTTTTCTTCTTTTTTTTCAGGGTCGTTCTCCATTTACCCCCTTAGGCCTTTCTCCCCATTCTCCTTATACTGCAAGTGAGGATTTGTATTCGCTGACAAGAGCATGGTGTACAAAAGAAAAGGGTTTTGTGATGACTCATGTGGCGGAGTCTTTTGAAGAATACCAGATGTTTAAAGAGAAAAAAGGGATGCTTTTTGAATTTATATCCCAATTGAACCCCCAATTTCTGAATTTTACCGCATCAAGTCCACTCCGCTATCTGGCAGAAAAAGATCTTATAGGTCCCAATTCATTGCTCATCCATTTGAATTACCTGGATCAGTCGGATTACAAACTGCTTGAAGAAAACACTTGGAGTGTCGTTTATTGCCCAAAGTCTCACGCTTTTTTTGGGCATGATCCTTTCCCTCTGGCCGATCTGTTGACTAGGAAAATCAATGTTCTATTAGGTACAGACAGTCTTGCCTCTAATGATTCTTTGGACATGAGAAAAGAGATCTGGGTTGCCCATCGTTCTAATCCTTCTGTTTCGATTGTTGAATGGTGGAAGATGCTTACCCTTAATCCTGCAAAGGCGATAGGGATGGAAGGTAAGCTGGGAGAGATTAAGGCTGGAGCTTATGCCGATTTGGTCATCACCCTTATCGATTCAGCCTCTTTAAATCATCCCTTGGAATTTCTTCTCTTTGAGGACAAAAAACCTTTTATGATTATGGTTGATGGCAATATCGTGCATTGTTCAGAAACCCTTTGA
- a CDS encoding aminotransferase class I/II-fold pyridoxal phosphate-dependent enzyme, with protein MKKAYFDFSSRLQDLQEKSLLRRLREFKPTEGMSALFDGKESIHFSSNDYLGLSRHPMVIERAVKATKEYGTSCSASRLISGNNPLFSALERTVAQWKGKQKALIFPSGYMAALASVSSLVGKADMILMDSFSHASLWEGARLSHATLRVFDHNEPKNLKKLLERYAGDFKKILIITESLFSMDGDIAPLEEIVELKEHFEAYLLLDDAHAEGILGENGGGLATALDLADKVDVILGTFSKALGSQGGYVAAEQSIIDWMINSAKSFIFTTALSPSCVAAAASALDIIQSKEGAMLRRKLKDNISHFFEENLANSFFCSPIIPIKIGTESKTIEVSAILEQKGIYLPPIRYPTVPRGEARLRISLTAIHRADQIDYLKEALKKLGVL; from the coding sequence ATGAAAAAGGCTTATTTTGATTTTTCTTCAAGACTGCAGGATCTTCAGGAAAAGTCTTTGTTGCGCAGGCTCAGGGAGTTTAAGCCTACCGAAGGCATGAGTGCCCTTTTTGATGGAAAGGAAAGCATTCATTTTTCATCAAATGATTATCTTGGTCTCTCCAGGCATCCCATGGTCATTGAGAGGGCGGTTAAGGCAACAAAAGAATATGGTACAAGCTGCTCGGCCTCTCGGCTCATTTCCGGGAATAATCCTCTTTTTTCTGCCTTGGAACGAACCGTTGCCCAGTGGAAGGGAAAACAAAAAGCCTTGATTTTTCCCTCGGGCTACATGGCTGCCTTAGCCAGTGTATCATCTCTTGTGGGGAAAGCTGATATGATTTTGATGGATAGCTTCAGTCATGCCTCTTTGTGGGAGGGAGCTCGCCTAAGTCATGCAACCCTTCGGGTGTTTGACCATAACGAGCCAAAAAATCTAAAGAAACTTTTAGAAAGGTATGCGGGGGATTTTAAAAAAATTCTGATCATTACCGAATCCCTTTTTTCCATGGATGGGGACATAGCTCCACTTGAAGAGATTGTTGAACTTAAGGAGCATTTTGAGGCCTATCTTCTGCTTGATGATGCCCATGCTGAAGGCATTCTTGGAGAGAACGGAGGAGGTTTGGCTACTGCACTAGACTTAGCGGACAAAGTGGATGTGATTTTAGGAACGTTTTCCAAAGCTTTAGGTTCTCAAGGAGGCTATGTCGCTGCAGAACAATCAATTATAGATTGGATGATTAATAGCGCAAAATCTTTCATTTTTACGACAGCTCTTAGCCCTTCATGCGTTGCTGCAGCTGCTTCTGCTCTTGATATTATCCAATCCAAAGAAGGAGCGATGCTCAGAAGAAAACTCAAGGATAACATAAGTCATTTCTTTGAAGAAAATCTGGCCAACTCTTTTTTTTGTTCTCCCATAATACCAATAAAAATAGGAACAGAGTCCAAAACCATTGAGGTTTCAGCTATTCTTGAGCAAAAAGGAATCTATTTGCCCCCTATTCGTTATCCAACAGTACCAAGGGGAGAAGCAAGACTTAGGATTTCTCTTACCGCTATCCACCGCGCTGATCAGATCGATTACCTCAAAGAGGCTCTAAAAAAGCTTGGTGTTTTGTAA
- the bioA gene encoding adenosylmethionine--8-amino-7-oxononanoate transaminase, whose product MLPSLVSLDKQYLWHPFTPYDRWFSPTYEPLVIEKAQGCYLYDSKGKKYWDGNSSIWTTTHGHCHPRIVKAIIECLSQVDHISFLGNTHPWAVKLGQKLVSMVSEDNQTSYRVFFSDNGSTAIEAAIKIAWQALQQRGEKQRNLFLCLKGGYHGDTVGAMSVSSVPFQNRFNELLFDSLDVASPSCFHCPWNRSKREKGKDARLSKECFWECLEELKRIVAENGHRLAAMIVEPKIQGASGMWMHPEGYIKEAFQLVRDAGAFFIVDEVFSGMGRAGSKIAASQKENVNADFICFAKGLSGGTLPIAVTLVKEEIFECFKGGYNEAFLHGHSYTANPVACAAAYENLAIFEEENTFDRIAGLSRDLQSFSQVFWNHPLVGDVRVEGAVLAIELLKDKKCSSLDSHFDRGWAVTERAKAYGLVSRPIKDVLILVPPYCSTRDDIEGMVSALYRALTDVLPPSSSSSF is encoded by the coding sequence ATGTTACCTTCCTTAGTTTCTTTAGACAAGCAATACCTTTGGCATCCGTTTACTCCTTATGATCGGTGGTTTAGTCCTACTTATGAACCCCTTGTCATAGAGAAAGCCCAAGGGTGTTACCTCTACGACTCTAAAGGAAAGAAGTATTGGGATGGCAACTCTTCAATATGGACTACTACCCATGGCCATTGTCATCCAAGGATTGTCAAAGCGATCATTGAGTGTTTGTCCCAAGTCGATCACATTTCTTTTCTTGGCAATACTCATCCTTGGGCGGTCAAGCTTGGACAAAAACTTGTATCCATGGTTTCGGAAGACAACCAAACAAGCTATAGGGTTTTCTTTTCAGATAATGGTTCTACAGCTATAGAAGCTGCAATCAAAATAGCTTGGCAAGCTTTACAACAAAGAGGTGAAAAACAACGCAATTTATTTTTATGCCTGAAAGGGGGTTATCATGGGGATACGGTTGGAGCGATGAGCGTTTCTTCGGTTCCTTTTCAAAACCGGTTCAATGAGCTGCTTTTTGACTCTCTGGACGTTGCTTCGCCTTCCTGTTTTCATTGCCCTTGGAATAGATCGAAAAGAGAAAAGGGAAAGGATGCCCGGCTATCAAAAGAGTGCTTCTGGGAATGTCTTGAAGAACTAAAAAGAATAGTAGCCGAGAATGGCCATAGGCTAGCTGCGATGATCGTTGAGCCTAAAATACAAGGAGCATCAGGAATGTGGATGCACCCTGAAGGATACATCAAAGAAGCCTTTCAACTTGTTCGGGATGCAGGAGCTTTTTTTATTGTCGATGAGGTATTTAGTGGTATGGGTAGAGCTGGGAGTAAGATCGCAGCTTCGCAAAAAGAGAATGTGAATGCCGATTTTATCTGCTTTGCTAAGGGACTATCTGGAGGAACGTTGCCTATAGCCGTAACCTTGGTTAAAGAGGAGATTTTTGAATGTTTTAAGGGTGGGTATAACGAAGCTTTCCTCCATGGACATAGCTATACGGCCAATCCGGTTGCTTGTGCGGCGGCGTATGAAAATTTAGCAATCTTTGAAGAAGAAAACACGTTTGATCGGATAGCTGGGCTATCTCGTGATTTACAATCTTTTTCTCAAGTTTTTTGGAATCATCCTCTTGTCGGTGATGTAAGAGTGGAAGGAGCGGTTTTGGCCATTGAGCTCTTGAAGGATAAAAAATGTTCCTCTTTGGATTCCCATTTTGATAGGGGTTGGGCAGTGACTGAAAGAGCAAAAGCCTATGGCCTAGTCAGTCGCCCCATCAAGGATGTACTTATCCTTGTGCCTCCCTATTGCTCTACTAGGGATGATATTGAAGGCATGGTATCGGCCTTGTATCGAGCCTTGACTGATGTTTTGCCTCCAAGCAGCTCTTCTTCTTTTTAA
- a CDS encoding putative Na+/H+ antiporter, with protein MNSFDYLASGFFFLAVVHTLFSPFLFHKGSSMIDYALQKRNIHKTLPQRVYFWGALLRFVGEVEIIFGLWLLPLFFVLVFQVGWDKAFEVMKLKGEYPEAFFVSLLMIISSTNPILSTFQRLIGLFCPKKVESAARWWFWILTLGPIFGSLITEASAMTLTALLLKKNFFVLNPNPSLAYGTIGLLFFNISIGGALTNFAAPPVVLVANKWQWDSLYILIHFGALFILGMIITNLAYYFFFRKEFNRLETERKSLIAEAGNELLSPFDEEMPLWIRFVNFAFLAAVTLIPKHFVLMLGELIFFFAFMEATKDYQGEVPWLKAFLVGFFLFSLEVFGNLQSWWVNRLLSHLSFFPLYLSSVLLSSFNDNALVSYVATLIVPEMDESRKRAIIAGALSGGGLTILANAPNLAGLSLLRDFFPEGFSPIKLFKMAVIPTAFVTILFILKEVFVR; from the coding sequence ATGAACAGTTTTGATTACTTGGCTAGCGGCTTCTTTTTTCTTGCCGTTGTACATACCCTTTTTTCACCCTTCCTTTTTCACAAGGGCAGTTCAATGATTGATTATGCTCTACAAAAAAGAAATATCCACAAAACTCTTCCCCAAAGGGTTTATTTTTGGGGAGCGCTCTTGCGGTTTGTAGGTGAAGTAGAGATCATTTTTGGGCTCTGGCTCCTTCCCCTTTTTTTCGTACTTGTTTTTCAAGTCGGCTGGGACAAAGCCTTCGAAGTAATGAAACTAAAAGGAGAATATCCTGAAGCTTTTTTTGTTTCCCTTCTGATGATTATTTCCTCAACTAATCCGATTCTCTCTACTTTTCAAAGACTTATTGGGTTATTTTGTCCTAAAAAAGTTGAAAGTGCAGCCAGGTGGTGGTTTTGGATACTGACTCTGGGACCTATTTTTGGCTCTTTGATTACGGAAGCTTCAGCAATGACTTTAACTGCACTTTTGTTAAAAAAAAATTTTTTTGTGCTCAACCCTAATCCCTCGCTCGCTTATGGAACAATTGGCCTTCTTTTTTTCAACATTTCGATCGGCGGAGCTCTGACTAATTTTGCAGCTCCACCCGTCGTTCTTGTGGCTAATAAATGGCAATGGGACAGTCTTTACATTTTGATTCATTTTGGAGCGCTGTTTATCTTGGGAATGATCATTACAAATCTTGCTTATTATTTCTTTTTTAGGAAAGAATTTAATAGGTTAGAAACAGAGAGAAAAAGTCTTATAGCTGAAGCGGGAAATGAGCTACTTTCCCCTTTTGATGAAGAAATGCCTTTATGGATCAGATTTGTCAATTTTGCTTTTCTCGCAGCCGTAACGCTCATCCCGAAGCATTTTGTATTGATGCTTGGAGAACTTATTTTTTTCTTTGCTTTTATGGAAGCAACAAAAGATTATCAAGGAGAAGTCCCATGGCTCAAGGCTTTCTTGGTAGGTTTCTTTCTTTTCTCCTTGGAAGTATTTGGCAATCTTCAATCTTGGTGGGTAAACCGGCTATTAAGCCATTTGAGTTTTTTCCCTCTCTATCTTTCTTCTGTTCTTCTTTCTTCTTTTAATGACAACGCTCTGGTGTCTTATGTGGCCACTTTGATCGTTCCCGAAATGGATGAATCAAGAAAAAGGGCAATCATAGCGGGAGCTTTATCTGGAGGGGGATTAACGATTTTAGCTAACGCTCCGAACCTAGCGGGCTTATCCTTGCTTAGGGATTTCTTCCCCGAAGGTTTTTCCCCAATAAAACTTTTCAAGATGGCTGTTATTCCCACGGCTTTTGTTACTATTCTTTTTATATTGAAAGAGGTTTTTGTTAGATAG
- a CDS encoding DUF763 domain-containing protein, which yields MKRNTAYLPLHEGRAPAYLFERMVRLSGAMTSLIIEEYGSEEMLRRLSDPWWFQAFGCILGFDWHSSGLTTVCCGALKEAQKRYRDIGIFVAGGKGRQSRKTPLEIIEIADQIGISQGEDLVRTSKLVAKVDSAALQDGFSLYHHCFFFNSSGSWCVIQQGMNESTGYARRYHWLSEHTKDFVCNPHFAIEDLKETNEDFLDPSNSSSSNPSFYDKSFILNMISSESENSRQACSTLARENPQKTLNLISEMRDESTLFAPSRHQLTPADFFPTRLKALHKALIAAYERDPKDFQSLLETPLVGPATIRSLALIAELVFGIPFSRKDPLENVPKRVEGRSWADYSFAHGGKDGIPYPVDRASYDRNIEILEKALQKAKIGYSEKKEALKRLARLSQETIPI from the coding sequence ATGAAAAGAAATACCGCATATCTGCCCTTACATGAGGGCAGAGCTCCAGCCTATCTTTTCGAAAGAATGGTTAGGCTTTCTGGAGCAATGACAAGTCTTATCATAGAGGAATACGGCAGCGAAGAAATGCTCCGGAGGCTTTCTGATCCTTGGTGGTTCCAAGCATTTGGTTGTATTCTTGGTTTTGACTGGCACTCATCGGGGCTAACTACAGTCTGTTGTGGAGCTCTAAAAGAAGCCCAAAAAAGATACAGAGATATAGGCATTTTTGTTGCTGGAGGAAAAGGAAGACAATCAAGGAAAACTCCATTGGAGATTATCGAAATTGCTGACCAGATAGGCATAAGCCAAGGGGAAGATCTTGTTCGTACTTCCAAACTGGTGGCAAAAGTGGATTCTGCTGCTCTTCAGGATGGTTTTTCCCTTTATCACCATTGTTTCTTTTTTAATTCTTCAGGATCATGGTGCGTTATCCAACAAGGAATGAACGAATCAACCGGCTATGCACGCCGATACCATTGGCTAAGCGAGCATACCAAAGATTTTGTATGTAATCCGCATTTCGCCATAGAAGACCTTAAAGAAACTAACGAAGATTTTTTAGATCCCTCCAATAGCTCTAGCTCCAATCCTTCCTTTTATGATAAAAGTTTTATACTTAACATGATTTCTTCTGAGTCTGAAAACTCAAGGCAAGCTTGCAGTACTCTTGCACGGGAAAATCCTCAAAAAACTCTAAATCTCATTTCCGAAATGAGGGATGAGTCTACACTCTTTGCTCCTTCCAGGCATCAACTCACCCCCGCTGATTTTTTCCCCACCAGGCTTAAAGCTCTCCATAAAGCCCTTATTGCCGCTTACGAAAGAGACCCAAAAGATTTCCAATCCCTACTTGAAACTCCACTTGTTGGTCCTGCCACGATTCGTAGTCTTGCCCTAATAGCCGAGCTCGTTTTTGGAATCCCTTTTAGTAGGAAAGATCCTCTTGAAAATGTTCCCAAGCGGGTGGAAGGTCGAAGCTGGGCTGATTATTCTTTTGCCCATGGGGGCAAAGACGGTATTCCTTATCCCGTGGACCGTGCCAGCTATGATCGCAACATCGAAATTCTTGAAAAGGCCCTTCAAAAAGCAAAGATTGGCTATAGCGAAAAGAAAGAGGCCCTCAAAAGACTTGCACGGCTTAGCCAAGAAACTATTCCTATCTAA
- a CDS encoding response regulator, protein MKENLAETNKKGVLVIDDHAILLEGIAQIISSDPSLKVIGMAQNAQKGFELVEKLKPDIVLVDISLPGKSGLELVKDIHAIYPEIPILVLSMHEESLFAERLLRAGAKGYLMKSEGADKLLHAIHKILEGNIFVSDEISSRILEGFTGKKSSPFKSSPLGKLSDRELEVFQLIGKGLSSRQIADQLHLSIKTIEAYRASIKQKLKLQSGTELVHYAISWHQTNISPG, encoded by the coding sequence ATGAAGGAAAACCTTGCAGAGACCAACAAAAAAGGAGTTCTTGTTATCGACGACCATGCCATCCTTCTAGAGGGCATAGCACAAATAATTAGTAGTGATCCCTCTTTAAAGGTAATCGGAATGGCTCAGAACGCTCAAAAGGGATTTGAACTTGTCGAAAAACTAAAACCGGATATTGTCCTGGTCGATATTTCATTACCGGGGAAAAGTGGTCTTGAGCTTGTCAAAGATATTCATGCTATATATCCTGAAATACCTATTCTTGTCCTGTCCATGCATGAGGAATCGCTTTTTGCTGAAAGGCTACTGCGGGCAGGCGCAAAGGGTTACCTCATGAAATCAGAAGGAGCGGATAAACTTCTTCATGCCATACACAAAATTCTAGAAGGAAACATATTTGTTAGCGATGAAATTTCATCGCGAATCCTGGAAGGATTTACAGGCAAAAAGAGCTCCCCTTTTAAGTCTAGTCCCTTGGGAAAATTAAGCGACCGTGAACTGGAAGTTTTTCAACTCATCGGCAAAGGGCTAAGTTCAAGACAGATCGCCGATCAACTCCATTTAAGTATCAAGACCATTGAGGCTTACCGGGCAAGCATAAAGCAAAAACTAAAACTCCAAAGTGGAACCGAACTGGTCCATTACGCCATTTCTTGGCATCAAACAAACATTTCTCCTGGCTAA
- a CDS encoding PAS domain-containing sensor histidine kinase, whose amino-acid sequence MENSWLDEDKKCSLTISQCLQHETEPSYCSIAQWIFNVIHNIGEGLLVLDSEGNIKLSNKTAEELFGYYRMELYKKPFVELLAPPYRQKWMRNFLSKKKKNRINQYELLGQKKDKTTFFMEISTSEVVLQEGKIVSVLVRDIRERKALEKAALEASEQERQRIGQDIHDSLCQLLIGIEFKAQFLAQELHEKTEKGKELATEIAKLARQAATSARDIAKGLAPLAMTTSDLISSLMDLSQNTSKNTHIGCQFHLIGEPIIPNPSFIIQIYRIAQEAINNAIKHSQATQINITFGETAGTIFLQVEDNGMGMKIKEGLNKGLGFRSMLYRAAMIGANLTIDSLPGKGTKVICSLPSFVKSKTESREKV is encoded by the coding sequence ATGGAAAATAGTTGGTTGGATGAGGATAAAAAATGCAGTTTAACTATATCCCAATGCCTTCAACATGAAACCGAACCTTCTTACTGCAGCATTGCTCAATGGATTTTTAATGTCATTCACAATATTGGAGAAGGGTTATTGGTCTTAGATAGCGAAGGGAATATTAAACTTTCAAACAAGACAGCTGAGGAACTCTTTGGATATTATAGGATGGAGCTTTACAAAAAGCCTTTTGTCGAATTACTCGCTCCTCCTTATCGACAAAAATGGATGCGTAATTTTTTATCCAAAAAGAAAAAAAACAGGATTAACCAATACGAGCTGCTTGGGCAAAAGAAAGATAAAACCACTTTTTTCATGGAAATTTCTACCAGCGAAGTGGTTTTGCAAGAAGGCAAAATAGTGAGCGTGTTAGTCAGGGACATTAGGGAAAGAAAAGCCCTAGAAAAGGCGGCTTTAGAAGCGAGTGAACAGGAAAGGCAAAGAATTGGTCAAGACATTCATGATAGCCTTTGCCAACTGCTTATTGGTATTGAATTCAAAGCCCAATTTCTTGCTCAAGAACTTCATGAAAAGACCGAAAAGGGAAAAGAACTCGCTACCGAAATAGCTAAGTTAGCTAGGCAAGCAGCTACTTCTGCTCGGGACATTGCAAAGGGCCTTGCACCCCTGGCAATGACCACCTCGGATCTCATTTCTTCATTGATGGATCTTTCACAAAATACATCGAAAAATACTCATATTGGTTGCCAGTTCCATTTGATTGGAGAGCCTATTATCCCTAATCCCTCTTTCATTATCCAAATTTATCGCATCGCCCAAGAGGCCATAAACAATGCAATAAAACATTCCCAGGCTACACAGATCAATATAACTTTTGGAGAGACAGCTGGAACTATTTTTCTTCAAGTCGAAGATAACGGGATGGGCATGAAAATCAAAGAAGGACTAAATAAAGGTTTAGGATTTCGATCAATGCTTTACAGGGCAGCAATGATTGGAGCAAATTTGACTATCGACTCTTTGCCGGGCAAAGGGACTAAAGTCATTTGCAGTCTGCCTTCTTTTGTAAAATCTAAAACCGAATCCCGAGAAAAGGTATGA
- the argS gene encoding arginine--tRNA ligase: protein MKFPLDLILESLKNALDQKFGQDIPFSPIVEPCSNPSFGDFQSNIAFVIAQALKENPRKLALELANAMGESSVIFHPEVGGNGFLNFKVKPNAYLKAFLAMRSDPRLGIEQTKEPQTIVLDFSSPNIAKQLHVGHLRSTILGDVLRRLNLFLGHRVISDNHLGDWGTQFGMVILGYKKYGNESDLLTRPLEYLEELYVKIQKESIDSGQLREEAKKELQKLQSGDAENTRLWANFVNASLGELDKIYKRLNVKFDFSLGESFYNPMLGQIVEELLKKGIAQQSEGAVCVFFGKDFPELTDKPMLIRKSDGAFLYATTDIATLLFRIQNWNAQRIIYVTDARQKLHFSQLFALAQILGINVRLEHVYFGSILGEDKKPLKTREGTSIKLRELLEEAENRAYELIEAKRKDLSEEKKREIARAVGVGALKYADLSQNRILDYIFKWEKLLSFDGNTAPYLINAHVRICSILKKASSQGYYSTLGFTSLKFETEELQPQEIELLKTLLSFKYALNLAIEENSPHHLCNYLYSLAKDFHKFYELCPVLGAPTPYIRERRIAFCECTAQTLALGLNLLGIEALQEM, encoded by the coding sequence ATGAAATTCCCTCTCGATTTGATTTTAGAATCATTGAAAAACGCCCTTGACCAAAAGTTTGGTCAGGACATTCCCTTTAGCCCGATTGTCGAACCCTGTTCCAACCCTTCTTTTGGTGACTTTCAAAGCAACATCGCCTTTGTTATCGCCCAAGCACTCAAAGAAAATCCAAGGAAATTAGCTTTAGAATTAGCCAATGCCATGGGAGAAAGCTCTGTTATTTTTCATCCTGAGGTAGGAGGCAATGGGTTTTTAAATTTCAAAGTAAAACCCAATGCCTATCTTAAGGCCTTTTTAGCTATGCGCTCCGATCCACGGCTGGGGATCGAGCAGACAAAAGAACCCCAGACCATTGTCCTGGACTTTTCGAGTCCAAATATAGCTAAGCAGTTACATGTGGGCCATCTTCGGAGTACAATTCTTGGAGATGTCCTGCGTAGATTAAACTTGTTTTTAGGCCACCGCGTTATTTCCGATAATCATCTTGGAGATTGGGGAACACAGTTTGGAATGGTTATCTTGGGATACAAAAAATATGGTAATGAGTCCGACCTGCTCACAAGACCCCTGGAATACCTCGAAGAACTTTATGTAAAAATCCAGAAAGAATCTATCGACTCTGGACAACTAAGAGAAGAAGCAAAAAAAGAGTTGCAAAAATTACAGTCTGGAGATGCTGAGAACACAAGGCTTTGGGCAAATTTCGTCAACGCTTCCCTTGGAGAATTGGACAAAATTTACAAACGATTAAACGTAAAATTCGATTTTTCCCTGGGAGAGAGTTTTTATAACCCCATGCTTGGCCAAATTGTCGAAGAGCTCCTTAAAAAGGGGATAGCCCAACAGAGTGAAGGAGCTGTTTGCGTTTTTTTTGGAAAAGATTTTCCCGAATTAACCGACAAGCCCATGCTCATTCGCAAAAGTGACGGTGCATTTCTTTATGCCACAACAGACATAGCGACTCTGCTTTTCCGGATACAAAATTGGAATGCCCAAAGAATTATTTACGTTACCGATGCAAGACAAAAACTCCATTTCAGTCAACTCTTTGCCCTTGCTCAAATTTTGGGGATTAATGTTCGGTTGGAACATGTCTACTTTGGTTCTATACTTGGAGAAGACAAAAAGCCACTCAAAACAAGAGAAGGCACTTCGATAAAGCTTAGAGAACTTCTTGAGGAAGCAGAAAACCGGGCTTATGAGCTCATTGAAGCCAAACGAAAGGATCTATCTGAAGAAAAAAAAAGAGAAATCGCTAGAGCTGTCGGTGTAGGAGCTCTAAAGTATGCTGATCTTTCTCAAAACCGTATCCTCGATTATATTTTCAAATGGGAAAAACTTCTTTCCTTTGATGGCAACACCGCACCTTACCTTATCAATGCCCATGTACGAATCTGTTCTATTTTAAAAAAAGCCTCTTCCCAGGGTTACTATTCTACCCTTGGATTTACATCTTTAAAATTTGAAACCGAAGAACTTCAACCCCAGGAAATAGAATTACTCAAAACTCTATTAAGTTTTAAATATGCACTGAACCTTGCAATTGAAGAAAACTCTCCGCACCATTTATGCAACTATTTGTATTCCTTGGCCAAGGACTTTCATAAGTTTTATGAACTTTGTCCTGTTCTTGGAGCACCCACACCCTATATAAGAGAACGCCGGATCGCCTTCTGCGAATGCACCGCTCAAACCCTTGCCTTAGGACTTAATCTTCTTGGCATCGAAGCACTTCAAGAAATGTAA